A DNA window from Linepithema humile isolate Giens D197 chromosome 6, Lhum_UNIL_v1.0, whole genome shotgun sequence contains the following coding sequences:
- the l(1)G0196 gene encoding inositol hexakisphosphate and diphosphoinositol-pentakisphosphate kinase 2 isoform X2 — translation MSYTELEHGYQGLKNASRPMFYIGDINTVQSSIIPSIYRSKRAGIYLIIRQIIRARMPELPEGCTQDDAYSGSDAEGEGKQVLVGICAMAKKSQSKPMKEILTRLEEFEYIKIVVFPEEVILKESVENWPIVDCLISFHSKGFPLDKAINYANLRNPFIINNLPMQYDIQDRRRVYAILESEGIEIPRYAVLDRDSLDPKQHELVESEDHVEVNGITFNKPFVEKPVSAEDHNIYIYYPTSAGGGSQRLFRKIGSRSSVYSPESRVRKSGSYIYEDFMPTDGTDVKVYTVGPDYAHAEARKSPALDGKVERDSEGKEIRYPVILNNAEKLISRKVCLAFKQTVCGFDLLRANGQSFVCDVNGFSFVKNSNKYYDDCAKILGNMILRELAPTLHIPWSVPFQLDDPPIVPTTFGKMMELRCVVAVIRHGDRTPKQKMKVEVRHPKFFEIFSKYDGYKHGHVKLKRPKQLQEILDTARSLLAEIQHRAAGPELEEKQGKLEQLKSVLEMYGHFSGINRKVQLKYQPRGRPRGSSSDDDRLGEPSLVLILKWGGELTPAGRIQAEELGRIFRCMYPGGQGRHLSEEETEMLPSHGEYAGAQGLGLLRLHSTFRHDLKIYASDEGRVQMTAAAFAKGLLALEGELTPILVQMVKSANTNGLLDNDCDSSKYQNMVKTRLHELLQQDREFTREDREQINPGNALSINAALDFVKNPVRCCQHVHSLIQKLLDIVRIKKEDPKTKDTILYHGETWELMGRRWGKIEKDFCTKNKRFDISKIPDIYDCIKYDLQHNNHTLQFEHAEELYTYAKSLADIVIPQEYGLTVQEKLTIGQGICTPLLKKIRADLQRNIEESEETVNRLNPRYSHGVSSPGRHVRTRLYFTSESHVHSLLTVLRYGGLLDVVKDEQWRRAMEYVSMVSELNYMSQIVVMLYEDPTKDPSSEERFHVELHFSPGVNCCVQKNLPPGPGFRPHSRNESSHNMGESGGSGQDTSSQCSTRIEEEDAELGIMEDEIVNPAAQADTPPPLVESDAVDSMLDSPTTSRAIDMMDLDPNMMDEPYDSGFLQSSAPIPISARTVAGHEAARLSSQLAASQRQRRSRETGGTIVEPRARSYDHQRQEKSEKAADKLQYQSLDAVNKEAAEPTPRKCRDDRRMCTCPRKPVALSQSYSSPELPVSSNESFASTCTARDGRQPSPAAITSSSLHVSSSSSGSRTVTEYRWRPCHDRKYERSFSEVTLLRPVQICDTRPRIIQPDPACTARRHRHSISGQMSYFKLLGYNVSKKLTGSANSLFSTAVISGSSSAPNLKDMVPPHASAVAAIEGFGGVPPIRPLETLHNALSLRQLDSFLDMMTTAPLYRTPASSPPKSSPAGSTHESLNPSLGHAGISREYHSSDTEAVRYRKKLHKARPYIMPTPIQYKPLGEAEACDTRNLPSPTSPNSTGWSSEPQSFLSSEPSSPAPTSTGECSMSISLISNDGAQLFNTARKYSPTPCLDVDFNEFCMRLDENRESRGSVSYTDYYSNEDGQIRKLAQLPQVIQSGAGSAQTKLVCGDDLPCDNIDDDEDHTLTLKQSEEQKKQDVKSIFEQRDDVNPAKLSSSYKKIGRFRVESTDVSRGDVRFKETDNNASDRAKPPTPQKSDASTGKSTAEKARKDFKKGGSPHTSQKRKNFSRSQSVTTPKPVAPKVEQNFSYSRQSSFSTMSDADLEDWKLSTLDSTASHSPSQQKEPILTVASSLTDSSNITVGFDVKEEETK, via the exons ATGTCTTACACTGAGTTGGAACACGGTTATCAG GGTCTCAAAAATGCAAGCAGACCAATGTTCTACATAGGAGATATAAATACGGTGCAATCGTCTATTATTCCTTCAATCTATCGTTCGAAAAGA GCAGGGATTTATCTCATTATAAGACAAATTATTCGAGCACGAATG CCTGAATTGCCAGAAGGTTGCACCCAAGATGATGCTTACAGCGGTAGCGATGCGGAAGGAGAAGGAAAGCAAGTCCTGGTCGGGATATGCGCAATGGCGAAGAAATCGCAGAGTAAGCCGATGAAAGAGATTTTAACGAGGCTCGAGGAATTCGAGTATATCAAAATTGTTGTGTTTCCGGAAGAAGTGATATTGAAg GAGTCTGTTGAAAATTGGCCTATAGTCGATTGCTTGATAAGTTTCCACAGTAAAGGCTTCCCTCTTGATAAAGCTATAAATTACGCGAACTTACGTAATCCGTTTATCATTAACAATCTTCCGATGCAGTATGACATCCAG GACCGGCGAAGAGTTTACGCCATACTGGAGAGCGAGGGTATCGAAATTCCACGGTATGCCGTACTTGACAGAGATTCACTGGACCCAAAAC AGCACGAACTGGTGGAATCGGAGGATCACGTGGAGGTGAACGGTATTACTTTCAACAAGCCATTCGTGGAGAAACCAGTATCGGCTGAAGATCacaacatttacatttattatccTACCTCGGCTGGAGGCGGTAGTCAGAGATTATTTAGAAAg ATAGGTAGTCGTAGTAGCGTATATTCGCCGGAATCTCGCGTCCGCAAGAGTGGTTCTTATATCTACGAAGATTTTATGCCCACCGATGGCACCGACGTTAAAGTTTACACCGTGGGACCTGATTACGCACACGCCGAAGCGAGAAAGAGCCCGGCACTCGACGGCAAAGTCGAGAGAGACTCAGAGGGCAAGGAGATACGTTATCCGGTGATACTGAACAATGCCGAGAAACTTATTAGCAGAAAAGTGTGTTTGGCTTTCAAGCAAACGGTGTGCGGTTTCGATTTGCTGAG agcGAACGGTCAGTCGTTCGTGTGCGACGTGAATGGATTTAGTTTTGTAAAAAACTCGAATAAGTATTACGATGACTGTGCCAAGATTTTGGGGAATATGATACTGAGGGAATTGGCACCCACATTACACATTCCGTGGAGCGTTCCCTTTCAGTTGGACGATCCTCCCATTGTGCCAACTACATTTGGCAAAAT gATGGAGCTGCGCTGCGTTGTGGCGGTTATCAGACACGGCGACAGAACGCCAAAGCAGAAAATGAAGGTGGAAGTGCGTCATCCCAA atttttcgagatattctCAAAGTACGACGGCTACAAGCACGGCCATGTGAAACTGAAGCGACCCAAGCAACTGCAAGAGATTCTCGATACAGCACGTAGTTTATTAGCCGAGATACAGCATCGCGCAGCGGGACCCGAGTTGGAAGAAAAGCAGGGAAAGCTGGAGCAGCTGAAGAGTGTTTTGGAAAT GTACGGACATTTTTCTGGAATAAATCGCAAGGTGCAGTTGAAGTATCAACCGCGGGGGCGACCGCGAGGAAGTTCTTCCGACGACG aTCGACTTGGGGAACCATCTCTCGTCCTGATACTGAAGTGGGGCGGGGAATTGACGCCAGCTGGACGTATTCAAGCGGAAGAACTGGGACGCATATTCCGCTGCATGTACCCCGGTGGTCAAGGTAGACACCTTAGTG AGGAAGAAACAGAGATGTTACCAAGCCACG GTGAATACGCAGGTGCGCAAGGACTGGGTTTGTTACGTCTGCATTCCACATTTCGCCATGATTTGAAGATCTATGCTAGCGACGAGGGGCGCGTTCAGATGACCGCGGCGGCCTTCGCGAAAGGATTACTCGCGCTGGAGGGCGAGCTGACGCCTATTCTGGTGCAAATGGTGAAAAGTGCGAACACCAACGGCCTTCTGGACAACGACTGCGACAGCAGCAAGTATCAGAACAT GGTGAAAACACGTCTGCACGAGTTGCTACAACAGGACAGGGAGTTCACTCGCGAGGATCGGGAACAAATCAATCCAGGAAACGCATTGAGCATCAATGCGGCTTTAGACTTCGTCAAGAATCCGGTCCGGTGCTGCCAGCACGTTCACAGTCTCATCCAGAAACTTCTGGACATCGTGCGCATTAAGAAAGAAGATCCGAAGACGAAGGACACGATACTTTACCACGGCGAAACGTGGGAGCTAATGGGACGCCGCTGGGGGAAGATAGAGAAGGATTTCTGCACGAAGAACAAGCGCTTCGACATCTCGAAAATTCCCGACATTTACGATTGCATAAAGTATGACTTGCAGCACAATAATCATACGTTGCAATTTGAACACGCGGAAGAATTGTACACGTATGCTAAATCTTTGGCGGATATAGTAATTCCTcag GAATATGGTTTAACGGTTCAAGAGAAATTAACTATCGGGCAAGGTATTTGCACACCTTTGCTAAAGAAGATACGAGCTGATCTGCAACGAAATATCGAGGAATCTGAAGAGACCGTTAACAGGCTTAATCCTAG GTATTCCCACGGTGTTTCGAGCCCTGGGCGCCATGTGCGTACGAGATTATATTTCACAAGTGAGAGCCACGTACATTCCTTGCTTACTGTGTTGCGTTATGGCGGCTTACTTGAT GTGGTGAAAGACGAGCAGTGGCGACGCGCGATGGAATACGTCAGTATGGTCTCCGAGTTGAATTACATGTCGCAAATCGTCGTTATGCTGTACGAGGACCCGACCAAGGATCCAAGCAGCGAGGAACGTTTCCACGTCGAGTTACACTTCAGTCCCGGCGTCAACTGCTGCGTGCAAAAGAATCTGCCGCCTGGCCCCGGATTCAGGCCACATTCGCGGAATGAGAGCAGCCATAACATG GGGGAGAGTGGTGGTTCTGGTCAGGATACCAGTTCGCAATGCAGCACTCGGATAGAAGAGGAAGATGCGGAATTGGGAATTATGGAGGATGAAATTGTAAATCCCGCGGCACAAGCT gacACACCTCCACCATTAGTTGAATCCGACGCCGTGGACTCAATGCTGGACAGTCCGACGACCAGTCGCGCAATTGACATGATGGATCTGGATCCGAATATGATGGACGAACCATATGACAGCGGATTTTTACAGAGCTCAGCGCCGATTCCTATTAG TGCTAGAACCGTGGCTGGACACGAAGCCGCCAGGCTCAGCAGTCAATTGGCAGCGAGTCAACGGCAACGGCGAAGCAGAGAGACGGGTGGAACCATCGTGgaaccgcgcgcgcgaagcTACGATCATCAGCGGCAAGAAAAGTCCGAGAAAG CTGCGGACAAGCTGCAGTATCAGAGCTTGGACGCGGTCAACAAAGAAG CTGCGGAGCCGACTCCGAGGAAATGCCGTGACGACCGGCGGATGTGCACGTGTCCGAGAAAACCGGTGGCGCTATCGCAATCGTACAGCTCGCCGGAGCTGCCGGTTTCGTCGAACGAGAGCTTCGCTTCCACGTGCACTGCGCGCGACGGTAGACAGCCATCACCCGCGGCAATCACCTCTAGCTCGCTGCACGTTTCGTCGTCCTCTAGCGGCTCGCGGACTGTCACCGAGTACAGGTGGCGACCGTGCCACGACAGAAAGTACGAACGCTCGTTCTCCGAAGTGACCTTGCTCAGACCCGTCCAGATCTGCG ACACGCGACCTCGGATCATTCAACCTGATCCTGCCTGCACAGCAAGGCGCCACCGTCACAGTATCTCCGGACAGATGAGTTATTTCAAGCTGTTGGGCTACAATGTCAGCAAGAAGCTCACCGGCTCGGCCAACAGCCTGTTCAGCACTGCCGTAATAAGTGGCTCCTCGAGCGCGCCGAATCTCAAAGACATGGTGCCGCCGCACGCATCGGCGGTCGCCG CGATTGAAGGCTTTGGCGGGGTGCCGCCCATCAGACCCCTGGAGACCCTGCACAACGCGTTGTCGCTACGCCAGCTGGACTCGTTTCTGGATATGATGACCACCGCGCCGCTTTACCGCACTCCGGCCTCGTCGCCGCCCAAGTCGTCGCCGGCCGGGTCGACGCACGAGTCGCTCAATCCGTCCCTCGGCCACGCCGGGATCAGTCGCGAGTACCACTCTTCCGACACGGAAGCTGTCAGGTACCGTAAGAAATTACATAAAGCACGCCC GTACATCATGCCGACTCCGATACAGTACAAGCCTCTAGGCGAAGCGGAAGCATGTGACACCAGGAATCTGCCGTCGCCCACCAGTCCGAACA GCACAGGATGGAGCAGCGAGCCGCAGTCCTTCCTGTCTTCCGAGCCGTCGTCACCGGCGCCAACGTCGACGGGCGAATGCAGTATGTCTATAAGTTTAATCAGCAACGATGG TGCTCAACTGTTTAACACCGCGCGGAAATACTCCCCGACTCCTTGCCTGGACGTCGATTTTAACGAATTTTGTATGCGTCTCGATGAGAACCGCGAGAGTCGCGGCAGTGTTTCATATACGGATTATTACAGCAACGAGGATGGTCAGATACGTAAATTGGCGCAATTGCCGCAAGTGATACAGTCAGGTGCCGGTAGCGCGCAGACGAAGCTCGTGTGCGGCGACGATCTTCCGTGCGACAAtatcgacgacgacgaggatcACACGTTGACTCTGAAGCAGAGCGAGGAGCAAAAGAAGCAGGACGTTAAATCGATATTCGAGCAGAGGGACGACGTTAATCCCGCGAAACTCAGCAGCAGCTACAAGAAGATCGGACG TTTTCGTGTGGAAAGTACGGATGTATCGCGTGGCGATGTCAGATTCAAAGAGACCGACAACAACGCTTCCGACAGAGCGAAACCGCCCACGCCTCAGAAATCCGACGCTTCCACCGGGAAGTCCACCGCGGAAAAGGCGAGGAAGGACTTCAAAAAGGGCGGCAGTCCGCACACGTCTCAGAAGCGGAAGAATTTCTCGCGCTCGCAGAGCGTCACGACTCCCAAACCCGTCGCACCGAAAGTCGAGCAGAATTTCAGTTATTCGAGGCAGAGCTCATTTTCGACCATGTCTGATGCGGATCTGGAGGATTGGAAATTGAGCACACTGGATTCAACCGCGTCGCATTCGCCGAGCCAGCAAAAGGAACCTATATTAACTGTGGCCAGCAGTCTTACGGATAGCTCTAACATCACAGTCGGCTTCGATGTTAAAGAGgaggaaacaaaataa
- the l(1)G0196 gene encoding inositol hexakisphosphate and diphosphoinositol-pentakisphosphate kinase 2 isoform X11 — protein MSYTELEHGYQGLKNASRPMFYIGDINTVQSSIIPSIYRSKRAGIYLIIRQIIRARMPELPEGCTQDDAYSGSDAEGEGKQVLVGICAMAKKSQSKPMKEILTRLEEFEYIKIVVFPEEVILKESVENWPIVDCLISFHSKGFPLDKAINYANLRNPFIINNLPMQYDIQDRRRVYAILESEGIEIPRYAVLDRDSLDPKQHELVESEDHVEVNGITFNKPFVEKPVSAEDHNIYIYYPTSAGGGSQRLFRKIGSRSSVYSPESRVRKSGSYIYEDFMPTDGTDVKVYTVGPDYAHAEARKSPALDGKVERDSEGKEIRYPVILNNAEKLISRKVCLAFKQTVCGFDLLRANGQSFVCDVNGFSFVKNSNKYYDDCAKILGNMILRELAPTLHIPWSVPFQLDDPPIVPTTFGKMMELRCVVAVIRHGDRTPKQKMKVEVRHPKFFEIFSKYDGYKHGHVKLKRPKQLQEILDTARSLLAEIQHRAAGPELEEKQGKLEQLKSVLEMYGHFSGINRKVQLKYQPRGRPRGSSSDDDRLGEPSLVLILKWGGELTPAGRIQAEELGRIFRCMYPGGQGEYAGAQGLGLLRLHSTFRHDLKIYASDEGRVQMTAAAFAKGLLALEGELTPILVQMVKSANTNGLLDNDCDSSKYQNMVKTRLHELLQQDREFTREDREQINPGNALSINAALDFVKNPVRCCQHVHSLIQKLLDIVRIKKEDPKTKDTILYHGETWELMGRRWGKIEKDFCTKNKRFDISKIPDIYDCIKYDLQHNNHTLQFEHAEELYTYAKSLADIVIPQEYGLTVQEKLTIGQGICTPLLKKIRADLQRNIEESEETVNRLNPRYSHGVSSPGRHVRTRLYFTSESHVHSLLTVLRYGGLLDVVKDEQWRRAMEYVSMVSELNYMSQIVVMLYEDPTKDPSSEERFHVELHFSPGVNCCVQKNLPPGPGFRPHSRNESSHNMGESGGSGQDTSSQCSTRIEEEDAELGIMEDEIVNPAAQADTPPPLVESDAVDSMLDSPTTSRAIDMMDLDPNMMDEPYDSGFLQSSAPIPISARTVAGHEAARLSSQLAASQRQRRSRETGGTIVEPRARSYDHQRQEKSEKAADKLQYQSLDAVNKEAAEPTPRKCRDDRRMCTCPRKPVALSQSYSSPELPVSSNESFASTCTARDGRQPSPAAITSSSLHVSSSSSGSRTVTEYRWRPCHDRKYERSFSEVTLLRPVQICDTRPRIIQPDPACTARRHRHSISGQMSYFKLLGYNVSKKLTGSANSLFSTAVISGSSSAPNLKDMVPPHASAVAAIEGFGGVPPIRPLETLHNALSLRQLDSFLDMMTTAPLYRTPASSPPKSSPAGSTHESLNPSLGHAGISREYHSSDTEAVRYRKKLHKARPYIMPTPIQYKPLGEAEACDTRNLPSPTSPNSTGWSSEPQSFLSSEPSSPAPTSTGECSMSISLISNDGAQLFNTARKYSPTPCLDVDFNEFCMRLDENRESRGSVSYTDYYSNEDGQIRKLAQLPQVIQSGAGSAQTKLVCGDDLPCDNIDDDEDHTLTLKQSEEQKKQDVKSIFEQRDDVNPAKLSSSYKKIGRFRVESTDVSRGDVRFKETDNNASDRAKPPTPQKSDASTGKSTAEKARKDFKKGGSPHTSQKRKNFSRSQSVTTPKPVAPKVEQNFSYSRQSSFSTMSDADLEDWKLSTLDSTASHSPSQQKEPILTVASSLTDSSNITVGFDVKEEETK, from the exons ATGTCTTACACTGAGTTGGAACACGGTTATCAG GGTCTCAAAAATGCAAGCAGACCAATGTTCTACATAGGAGATATAAATACGGTGCAATCGTCTATTATTCCTTCAATCTATCGTTCGAAAAGA GCAGGGATTTATCTCATTATAAGACAAATTATTCGAGCACGAATG CCTGAATTGCCAGAAGGTTGCACCCAAGATGATGCTTACAGCGGTAGCGATGCGGAAGGAGAAGGAAAGCAAGTCCTGGTCGGGATATGCGCAATGGCGAAGAAATCGCAGAGTAAGCCGATGAAAGAGATTTTAACGAGGCTCGAGGAATTCGAGTATATCAAAATTGTTGTGTTTCCGGAAGAAGTGATATTGAAg GAGTCTGTTGAAAATTGGCCTATAGTCGATTGCTTGATAAGTTTCCACAGTAAAGGCTTCCCTCTTGATAAAGCTATAAATTACGCGAACTTACGTAATCCGTTTATCATTAACAATCTTCCGATGCAGTATGACATCCAG GACCGGCGAAGAGTTTACGCCATACTGGAGAGCGAGGGTATCGAAATTCCACGGTATGCCGTACTTGACAGAGATTCACTGGACCCAAAAC AGCACGAACTGGTGGAATCGGAGGATCACGTGGAGGTGAACGGTATTACTTTCAACAAGCCATTCGTGGAGAAACCAGTATCGGCTGAAGATCacaacatttacatttattatccTACCTCGGCTGGAGGCGGTAGTCAGAGATTATTTAGAAAg ATAGGTAGTCGTAGTAGCGTATATTCGCCGGAATCTCGCGTCCGCAAGAGTGGTTCTTATATCTACGAAGATTTTATGCCCACCGATGGCACCGACGTTAAAGTTTACACCGTGGGACCTGATTACGCACACGCCGAAGCGAGAAAGAGCCCGGCACTCGACGGCAAAGTCGAGAGAGACTCAGAGGGCAAGGAGATACGTTATCCGGTGATACTGAACAATGCCGAGAAACTTATTAGCAGAAAAGTGTGTTTGGCTTTCAAGCAAACGGTGTGCGGTTTCGATTTGCTGAG agcGAACGGTCAGTCGTTCGTGTGCGACGTGAATGGATTTAGTTTTGTAAAAAACTCGAATAAGTATTACGATGACTGTGCCAAGATTTTGGGGAATATGATACTGAGGGAATTGGCACCCACATTACACATTCCGTGGAGCGTTCCCTTTCAGTTGGACGATCCTCCCATTGTGCCAACTACATTTGGCAAAAT gATGGAGCTGCGCTGCGTTGTGGCGGTTATCAGACACGGCGACAGAACGCCAAAGCAGAAAATGAAGGTGGAAGTGCGTCATCCCAA atttttcgagatattctCAAAGTACGACGGCTACAAGCACGGCCATGTGAAACTGAAGCGACCCAAGCAACTGCAAGAGATTCTCGATACAGCACGTAGTTTATTAGCCGAGATACAGCATCGCGCAGCGGGACCCGAGTTGGAAGAAAAGCAGGGAAAGCTGGAGCAGCTGAAGAGTGTTTTGGAAAT GTACGGACATTTTTCTGGAATAAATCGCAAGGTGCAGTTGAAGTATCAACCGCGGGGGCGACCGCGAGGAAGTTCTTCCGACGACG aTCGACTTGGGGAACCATCTCTCGTCCTGATACTGAAGTGGGGCGGGGAATTGACGCCAGCTGGACGTATTCAAGCGGAAGAACTGGGACGCATATTCCGCTGCATGTACCCCGGTGGTCAAG GTGAATACGCAGGTGCGCAAGGACTGGGTTTGTTACGTCTGCATTCCACATTTCGCCATGATTTGAAGATCTATGCTAGCGACGAGGGGCGCGTTCAGATGACCGCGGCGGCCTTCGCGAAAGGATTACTCGCGCTGGAGGGCGAGCTGACGCCTATTCTGGTGCAAATGGTGAAAAGTGCGAACACCAACGGCCTTCTGGACAACGACTGCGACAGCAGCAAGTATCAGAACAT GGTGAAAACACGTCTGCACGAGTTGCTACAACAGGACAGGGAGTTCACTCGCGAGGATCGGGAACAAATCAATCCAGGAAACGCATTGAGCATCAATGCGGCTTTAGACTTCGTCAAGAATCCGGTCCGGTGCTGCCAGCACGTTCACAGTCTCATCCAGAAACTTCTGGACATCGTGCGCATTAAGAAAGAAGATCCGAAGACGAAGGACACGATACTTTACCACGGCGAAACGTGGGAGCTAATGGGACGCCGCTGGGGGAAGATAGAGAAGGATTTCTGCACGAAGAACAAGCGCTTCGACATCTCGAAAATTCCCGACATTTACGATTGCATAAAGTATGACTTGCAGCACAATAATCATACGTTGCAATTTGAACACGCGGAAGAATTGTACACGTATGCTAAATCTTTGGCGGATATAGTAATTCCTcag GAATATGGTTTAACGGTTCAAGAGAAATTAACTATCGGGCAAGGTATTTGCACACCTTTGCTAAAGAAGATACGAGCTGATCTGCAACGAAATATCGAGGAATCTGAAGAGACCGTTAACAGGCTTAATCCTAG GTATTCCCACGGTGTTTCGAGCCCTGGGCGCCATGTGCGTACGAGATTATATTTCACAAGTGAGAGCCACGTACATTCCTTGCTTACTGTGTTGCGTTATGGCGGCTTACTTGAT GTGGTGAAAGACGAGCAGTGGCGACGCGCGATGGAATACGTCAGTATGGTCTCCGAGTTGAATTACATGTCGCAAATCGTCGTTATGCTGTACGAGGACCCGACCAAGGATCCAAGCAGCGAGGAACGTTTCCACGTCGAGTTACACTTCAGTCCCGGCGTCAACTGCTGCGTGCAAAAGAATCTGCCGCCTGGCCCCGGATTCAGGCCACATTCGCGGAATGAGAGCAGCCATAACATG GGGGAGAGTGGTGGTTCTGGTCAGGATACCAGTTCGCAATGCAGCACTCGGATAGAAGAGGAAGATGCGGAATTGGGAATTATGGAGGATGAAATTGTAAATCCCGCGGCACAAGCT gacACACCTCCACCATTAGTTGAATCCGACGCCGTGGACTCAATGCTGGACAGTCCGACGACCAGTCGCGCAATTGACATGATGGATCTGGATCCGAATATGATGGACGAACCATATGACAGCGGATTTTTACAGAGCTCAGCGCCGATTCCTATTAG TGCTAGAACCGTGGCTGGACACGAAGCCGCCAGGCTCAGCAGTCAATTGGCAGCGAGTCAACGGCAACGGCGAAGCAGAGAGACGGGTGGAACCATCGTGgaaccgcgcgcgcgaagcTACGATCATCAGCGGCAAGAAAAGTCCGAGAAAG CTGCGGACAAGCTGCAGTATCAGAGCTTGGACGCGGTCAACAAAGAAG CTGCGGAGCCGACTCCGAGGAAATGCCGTGACGACCGGCGGATGTGCACGTGTCCGAGAAAACCGGTGGCGCTATCGCAATCGTACAGCTCGCCGGAGCTGCCGGTTTCGTCGAACGAGAGCTTCGCTTCCACGTGCACTGCGCGCGACGGTAGACAGCCATCACCCGCGGCAATCACCTCTAGCTCGCTGCACGTTTCGTCGTCCTCTAGCGGCTCGCGGACTGTCACCGAGTACAGGTGGCGACCGTGCCACGACAGAAAGTACGAACGCTCGTTCTCCGAAGTGACCTTGCTCAGACCCGTCCAGATCTGCG ACACGCGACCTCGGATCATTCAACCTGATCCTGCCTGCACAGCAAGGCGCCACCGTCACAGTATCTCCGGACAGATGAGTTATTTCAAGCTGTTGGGCTACAATGTCAGCAAGAAGCTCACCGGCTCGGCCAACAGCCTGTTCAGCACTGCCGTAATAAGTGGCTCCTCGAGCGCGCCGAATCTCAAAGACATGGTGCCGCCGCACGCATCGGCGGTCGCCG CGATTGAAGGCTTTGGCGGGGTGCCGCCCATCAGACCCCTGGAGACCCTGCACAACGCGTTGTCGCTACGCCAGCTGGACTCGTTTCTGGATATGATGACCACCGCGCCGCTTTACCGCACTCCGGCCTCGTCGCCGCCCAAGTCGTCGCCGGCCGGGTCGACGCACGAGTCGCTCAATCCGTCCCTCGGCCACGCCGGGATCAGTCGCGAGTACCACTCTTCCGACACGGAAGCTGTCAGGTACCGTAAGAAATTACATAAAGCACGCCC GTACATCATGCCGACTCCGATACAGTACAAGCCTCTAGGCGAAGCGGAAGCATGTGACACCAGGAATCTGCCGTCGCCCACCAGTCCGAACA GCACAGGATGGAGCAGCGAGCCGCAGTCCTTCCTGTCTTCCGAGCCGTCGTCACCGGCGCCAACGTCGACGGGCGAATGCAGTATGTCTATAAGTTTAATCAGCAACGATGG TGCTCAACTGTTTAACACCGCGCGGAAATACTCCCCGACTCCTTGCCTGGACGTCGATTTTAACGAATTTTGTATGCGTCTCGATGAGAACCGCGAGAGTCGCGGCAGTGTTTCATATACGGATTATTACAGCAACGAGGATGGTCAGATACGTAAATTGGCGCAATTGCCGCAAGTGATACAGTCAGGTGCCGGTAGCGCGCAGACGAAGCTCGTGTGCGGCGACGATCTTCCGTGCGACAAtatcgacgacgacgaggatcACACGTTGACTCTGAAGCAGAGCGAGGAGCAAAAGAAGCAGGACGTTAAATCGATATTCGAGCAGAGGGACGACGTTAATCCCGCGAAACTCAGCAGCAGCTACAAGAAGATCGGACG TTTTCGTGTGGAAAGTACGGATGTATCGCGTGGCGATGTCAGATTCAAAGAGACCGACAACAACGCTTCCGACAGAGCGAAACCGCCCACGCCTCAGAAATCCGACGCTTCCACCGGGAAGTCCACCGCGGAAAAGGCGAGGAAGGACTTCAAAAAGGGCGGCAGTCCGCACACGTCTCAGAAGCGGAAGAATTTCTCGCGCTCGCAGAGCGTCACGACTCCCAAACCCGTCGCACCGAAAGTCGAGCAGAATTTCAGTTATTCGAGGCAGAGCTCATTTTCGACCATGTCTGATGCGGATCTGGAGGATTGGAAATTGAGCACACTGGATTCAACCGCGTCGCATTCGCCGAGCCAGCAAAAGGAACCTATATTAACTGTGGCCAGCAGTCTTACGGATAGCTCTAACATCACAGTCGGCTTCGATGTTAAAGAGgaggaaacaaaataa